The genomic stretch GTTCATATCTTTGGTGTTAACTTTTGATTTTGTATCAACAACACCGTCTTTTTCAGCTCCACCATCTTTACATTCTACAGACGTATCTCTAATGCTATCTACAGTCAACTTGATGAGGTTTCCCTGAGGAAATCGCACCGTTGTTCCATCAGCTCGTGTCTCTTCTAGCTGCCTGGCAAACGGGTTGGATGTGAGATTTTCATAGAATCCTTTCTGATAGAGTGAGGCCGCGTGTTGCTTCCGGCCTGGTAACCATTTCACAggattcttcaagacaGGATGGTTCCAATAAGGTTTTGTCATAGAAATTTTGACAGCTACCCTTGCTTCGATTCACCTTCTATACCTAAATAGGGAAAAGATatggaattgaaattttgctATCAGAACATTTTTTTCGTCTGTTTGTTTATGTATCCTGCAGATTGACAGATGCAACGTATTATTATATTGTATGCAATTTGTTTCAGGGCAGCAGATTTACGAGGCTCTTTTTTTGCATTAATTAGTGCACTATTTTCTTCTAGCCTAACAATTCCGATCTTTACATCCATACTGGGAGATTTTGCACAATAATTGGTATTTGAAACACCCTCTTGGCCCATGTCGAGGTACATTTCGGAGCAGAAGAATGTCCATTGTTTTGAATTCGTTAGAATCTGGCACTGCTTGTCTCGAAAATGTAAAGAAATGGGCTGGATTCCGAGGACCCTAAGTCATGTGTGACATTTGGACTGGTTCAGCAGAACCATCACGAACTTTGCTGGAAAATTATATaaaaagaaccagaatCCTCTTATGATGAAGAGAGGGGAGTCAGGAATAAGTTTGTTATTTAACTTCAAACCTTTCCTCCGAAGCTGAGTCATTGTTCCGAAACCAATTACCCTAGATCGACTACAGACTTTTGATCTCTCCGGTAACTGTGCTACTCCTTGATGCTAAAattatttattcttttccATATTATTGTCTGCATATTTGCAGCTCCCGTTAAAAAAAGGGAAGCTAAAATTGGAGGACAGTTGCTTCATGTTTCTTTGGATAATAGTGGTTTTTATCTTGGAATCAATGGTCCAAATCTTTTGAACcataataataataacaaTGGAAATACATATAATCCGTGGACTAAATTTCCTAATATCCCAATTCCAGGATTACCAGGTTGGAAACCAACAACTAGatctacaacaacaagtacGGCACCTATTGCTACAACAACTGCTGATCAGCCTACCACTACACAAGCTACCACTAACCCAACCACTCAAACCACCACACCTGCAAATACCAATCCTGTAACAGTGGTTACAAGTGTATCTACTCAGGTCACCTCTACCTCAATTGTTCATATTCCCACTCCAACAACTACTATCACATTTTACCCAACCACCAACCCAACCACTAACCCAACCACTAACCCAACCACTAACCCAACCACCAACCCAACCACTAACCCAACCACTAACCCTACTACGAACCCTACTACGAACCCTACTACGAACCCTACTACCAACCCTACTACCAACCCTACTACCAACCCTACTACCAACCCTACTACCAACCCTACTACCAAACCAACCACGACTTCCACTACACCATTACTGACATCTACTACAACTAGCCCATCTACTACAACTAGCCCATCTACTACAACTAGTTCAcctacaacttcttcaagttcgacGTCTTCCACtacttcaagtacttcctcttcttcccTGTCTTCTCTGTCTAGTGCTCCATCGGCCTCTGCTGTTCCTGTGAATGCTTTCCAAGACACAGTTGATGACATTTGGAATAGATTTTGGAGTGAGCCAAATGCAGCTTGGTCAGACAATGATAATATATGTGGACTGACCAGTTTTGCTCCTCTTGTTGTTTGGGATCAGGCAGTTGTCGGTACTGCAATTGTCAACACCTTGAACAAACCCAGAATTGATGCTACACTCACAAACCTTTTGCAATACAAGAACAACGAAAATGGAGCATTTTCTGCTACAACAGCTGGAGATGACGATATCTACAACGATGACAACGCCCAGGCCGCTTGGGTATTCATTGACGCTTACAAAGCAACTGGAAATACCGACTACTTAGACAATGCCAAAGGCATTGTGAATTGGGTCATATCCCAATGGGCCAGCAACGGTGGAGTGTTCTGGCACCTTAACAATAACTACGTTGCCTCCATTTCTACTACGGAAGCAGCCTTGGCAGCAGTAAGATTATACGAAATTGAGCAAGataacaagttgttggaatttgCATCCAACTGTATGGACTGGATGTTTGCCAATCTTCAGGATAAGAGCGACTACTTGTTCTACGATGGATTAAATAATGATGATTACAGTGACATCAACAAGGGTAAGCTTACTTACTCTGTTGGCTGTGGTTTAAGCGCTATGGCTTACTTACACTATTACACTGGAAACCAAAAATGGTTGATTGAATCTAAGAATATCGCTACGTCTGTCACCAAGGGTTCTGGTGCATTTTACGGCAGTGACGGTGCTTGGAATAACCAATTACAATATGTTCATTTATTATTCATGGGATTTGCAGATCTCTTCAAATATATTCCATGGCAACCTGAATTCGATGGCTATAAGACCGAAGTCTTGAAACAAGGTTCGTACGTCTACACCACTAAGCAGGACCCTGACGATCCTAACATGTACTTCAATCTGCCAACTACGACTCCACAGATGACCAAGAAATACAATGCTTTATTTAACCAAGACGCTTCCAGCTCAGACACTGCGGCTCAGCATTGTGATTCAAATGAGAACAAtccaattccaaaatcCTTGATGGACAATGCTTCGGCTGCGCAAATAATGTTTGCAATCTCCCAGATAGAATCTCCACAATAGAAGAGATAGATATTTAATTCCTAGATACCATTATTTAAAATTTAAGCTATTaacttttgttttcaattACCTTATACTTCTTCCtagcttcttcaagagagAAATTGTGTTCTGCTTGATGCCACCTTTCATGTAGTCTTCCGTAGAGTAGCACCAAGTTTGGTTCGTCACTTTTGGCATCGTTTACGTCACTCCTTCCAAATAATCTACCTTTTTCCTCGTCCCATTGCTGGAATGTAATCCTTTCCCATTCATCGTGTTTTCTGTATCccaatcttttcaattttggaGAATTCAATGGCTCGGGATCGAGAATAGAAGGAAGCTTGGGATCACAGAAGTAAATGATTACCAATCTTTTAAAATTTTTCTGATCATCAGGTGGGGTTACGACTCGATGTATAGAAGACTTGAAGTATGCACCAGTTATAAATTCCAATGCATCGCCTATATTAACAATAAGTCCGTTAGGTGTATGGCCAACATACTTCCAATCACCAGTATAATAGTCTCTTATCTGTAATGACAAGATAGGCTGGGATGTAATAAATGTGAACGCCGTGCCATCAGAATGTCCACGGAGCCAATTGTTATCAACTTTtgcttcatcttcaggATTCAAAGCATGGTAGATCATGAATCTTCCGAATCCACTTCCTGAATTATAGGAATCACCATCCACAACCTTGAAGTAGTTCTCCCACAAGTAACCTTCTGGAAGCTCTAATATAATATCACATAAAAtagtcaacttcttcaagatattgcCATGTATGAATCTAAAATAGCTCACAACATTTGGAAGATGTGCTTTCACTATCTCTGGGTAGGGCTTGGAGGAATCATAAACTTCCCTTTGTTGCAAGTCCCtgaaattgtacaattcaATACTATCTTTGACTCCGTTCTTCATAGACCAATATCCCTTTGGTTTGAATCCGGCACCTCTTTCCGCACCTAATGAAACACTTCTGTCTTCTGTATCAGAAGTCAATGCTCCAGAcaagtacttcttcttttcctgaTCCGGCAACTCAAACGTGGATTGAGCAACAGACCTCAATTGGTCAAACGTGTCTTGGCTGATTCCATGGTTAACCAAAGCGAAAAATCCTACAGTTGAGAGAGACTCTTCAAGCTGGGTAGCAAGTTTTTTTCTCTGATCCAAGAAATCTGGTCCTTCCTGGAAAAGAGACAAATCTAGTGAGTTCAATTGGATAACTTCTGCAGCAGTATCTGACGGAGTAGCCTCTACAAATGGTCTCAAATTGTACTTCTTGTCAATTTCGtcaatattcaaattttcagttgtAGCCATTTCAAGGGTGATCTTGGTGGAAAGTGTAGAGAAAGTAGTAAGAAACTGTAAGAGTATTTTACAGTACCATCAATTCCTATCCATACCACTTCTAGATCAACAATCACACCATCCAATCTTCCATTTCTAGACAATATTCCGTGTCTAATCGGCCATCGTGGCCCGGAGCCCTCGACTACATGTCTATAAATTTGACAGTTTCAGCCACAATTTTTGGGAGCCACATATAGACGTTTAAGGggttgcaaaatattaTTTTTCACGTGGAACGCACTCATATGTGGTTATCAATTGCTGCAACCAAAATATGCCAGCTAAACTTTCTTCAGCCGAACCGGACCAGGAAGTTATTCCGAAGTTCTGTCCACATTTTTCGGAAAGAACTCAGGTGGCTGAAGTATGATGGAGCCTGGTAATTTGAtatcaagttgaaagatgaagagCTTTATATTCCCTGATCAAGACTGAGCGATAAGGTCAAACGATaagacttcaacttggaacGAAGAGTAATTCGTTAAATGCTGAAACTTCATGTGAATTATTCCAACCGTCAATCCATTAATTGAGTTGGCAAGGTCCATAAATTTTGTGATTGTTCTTGACAGTACATCAAAAGTTTCACTTCCTGCATTGCTATAAAAGGACGACAACAGCCATTATTTTTGCAACATCTCATATCTACACCAGCAATCTAACAAAATGGAACCAACCTTATCTCAAGGTGTAGCATATGGTGTCATCATAGGTGGCGGCGCATTCTTTGCCATAGTGATGAACTATTTCACTCACCTCCAGAACCGTTACAGTCGTtacaattccaacaagatTGATGAATTCGTTTCAGGAAGCAGATCCATAGGGTTCGGATTGCTTCTCAGTGGTATCTTATCCAATTGGACATGGAGTTTAACTTTACTTGAATCGGCTGTCAAGAGCTACAATATGGGCTTCAGTGGAAGTTATTGGTACGGTATTGGAGGTTTGTTGCAAGTTTCTGTCTTCTCTGTCATCTCTAGtaagatcaagaagaatgcaAATTTGGTCACCACGTTTCCTGAAATGGGCTATTTCAGGTTTGGAAGAGCTGGCCATTTAGCATTCTTGTGGTGTGGATTCATTTGTAATGCCATTGTCAGTTCGTGTATACTACTTGGAGGTAGTGCAGTATTTCATGCTATAACCGGTATTAATCAATATGCTGCTCTCTTTCTTATTCCATTTGGAGTTGCCGTATACGTGTCCTTCGGTGGATTGCGTGCTACATTCATTTCAGATGCTACTCATACTTGTATaattcttgtcttcttaATCGTTTTCATGTTCGAAGTTTACGTTACCAATCCAAAGATCGGATCTCCTGAAAAGATGTGGGAATTGCTTGAACTGCTTTCTCCAGTCGACGGAAACTATAGCGGTTCCTACTTGACTTTTAGATCCCAACAAGGTGCAATATTTGCTGTAGTTAGTATTATCACTGGATTTGGCTTGGTTGTTAACGACCAGGCGTATTTGTCCAGAGCTGTTGCAGCAGACCCGAGATTTACATCCAGAGCATACTTTTTTGCTTCAGTTTGTTGGTTTGTCATCCCTTTCTCAATAGGAACATCGTTGGGTCTTGCAGCTAGAGCTCTCACGGTATACCCTGATTTCCCTGCTTTGTCTGATTTCGAAGTCGGAGAAGGCTTACCAGCTGTAGCTGCTGCCACTTATTTAATGGGTAAATCTGGACTGGCAATGATGATTGTGatgattttcttttcagttACGTCGTCCTTTGCTGGCGAGTTGATTGGTACTTCTACTTTACTTTCTTATGATGTCTATAAGAGGTATTACAAACCAGATGCTACTCCTAAAGAAGTTGTCACAGCAGCCAAAATTTTTGTCTTCCTTTGGGCCATATTTGCTTCATCTTTAGCTTCTATATTTTACGGTGCAGCAAAAATTTCCATGGGGTGGttattcaatttcttggGAGTTGCTACTGCTTCTGGTGTCTTCCCCATTGCTCTTACATTCACCTGGAAAAGATTGAATAAATCAGGTGCTGTTGGTGGATCTGTAGGAGGCATGGTATTGGCCCTAGTTGTCTGGCTCGTCACATGTAAAGCTAGCAAGGGTGAAATCAATGTCACCAACTTGTCAGATCAATGGGTCTCGTTTGCCGGTAATGTCACAGCCCTTATTCTGGGAGGCGTTATTTCAATAGGATCATCTCTAATTTGGCCATCTACATtcgaatttgaagaaaccagaaacagaacaaGTTTGATTTCTGCACCTGTTAAGAGTGAACCAGCGTTGAACGAAACCAAGGAACAAAACGAAAAGAGCTCTGACCTCAAAATCACTGAAAGCGATAAAGACATTGAACTGGCTTCAGTAGATACCGACTTGGACATGGACCTTCACCAAGTGATTGACCACCAGCATTTAGATAGAcagttcaagaagtactGTGGTTTGGTTGCAATTCTTGCGGTTATCATGACATTTATAATCCCTGTTCCATTAGGAGCAAGCCCATATGTTTTCTCGCCCGGCTTTTTAAAGGGCTGTGTCATAATTATTATCGCCTGGCTATTCttctcattttctttcgttgttcttcttccaatatttGAAGCTAGGAAAGAAGTATGGAGAATTACCAAGCTGGTTCTCTCTTTTGGACTGTAAGTAAACTCTAGtggaaaacttcttctacgCAGATATCTCGCTTCTTGCCAACTCCTATAATGTACATTTCTCTCAGCTCGTTCCGACAAGCCTGAGGCTTGAATCTGTAGACTTTCTCGAATAGTAAACGCATTCTCTCTTGTAATACCTGGTCTTCCTTGCCAGTGTAGAACTTCATCACCAAGCTTCCACCTTCTTTAAGAACTTCGCACGCTAGTATTATAGCCCCATCACAGAGATCCATACTTGCATAATGGTCATTATCCTTTATTCCGGAGGTGTTGGACATCATATCACTGAGAACTAAGTCTACAGTCAACATTTTACGTTTTTGATCTATTATTTCTATCTCTGAACCCTCACTTTCTTTCACTATTTCCAGCTGTTTTCGAGTAAAAAAATCCCGAATATCATCGTGGGTCTTTTTTGAAAGTATATTACCCTGAATAAAATGGCTCCCTTTCGGAGCTGTGGATAATATAAGATCTACGCCTAGAATCAGAGACTTTACTCCTAGTTTTTTCATTCGTTCCACTGCCACTTGAGTCCATGCACCAGGGGCAAAGCCGAGATCTAAAATGTTTTCTGTCTTTCTGTTGAAAACGCTGTACTTCTGGTCTATCTCTATCAATTTATAGGCAGCTCGAGATCGATAATGATCTGATTTCGACTGCTTAGTATGGGGATCGTTGACTTGTCTGTTGAGCCATCGAGTCGAAGACTTGGACTTATATCTGATAAAATTTACAATGTCTCCCTGAGTCTCTGAACGAAGACATCGAGATACGGCTATATACATTTGCAAAACAATACTTTTTTGCTaattattgaagaaagtaaGATATTTCAATGCCCAAaatcttaactatggggACCTCAAATTTAGtatgaagatattgatCCGAGAGAGTGGTTGGTGAACGACTAAGTTGCAACATGAGAAAAAGGTAAGCAATTAGATAGCAAACTCTGAAGGATACTGGAGATGTTTGTGTTTAGTTCGAGCTTGTCAAAACTGGGTAATAAATCTGTTATAATGGACAGTAATTCTTTGACAGTATGACTAGTTATGTTTTCCAGAATTTTATATAGTTATTATATTATATCAATAATTATATACAAACAGACCTTTATGTCATTCGCTAGCAGTTCTAGCCCCTAATTTAGGAGATGAAGTAAGTCTGTCTAGTATAGCGGTGAAGTATTTGTCAAAAGGTGTATACTGGTACTGTGAAACGTGAAATTCATTATTCTCGGGATCTTCAATGTTGTCAGGTACCTGTGAAGATGTAGTTGTGAGTAGACCAGGAATCTGGTCTTCTAATTTCAGAAAAGCATTTTACGAAATCTTGACTTATGTCACTTATAAGACAAGATAAGAATAGTTTGTCTTCAATTATGCCAATTTAGCCTGCTTGTTCTAATCTCGACAAGTCGTCATATGTGATTTCGGGGCCATGAGTATAAATTACTTCATCCATTtaagaagaaaatgctGAGAAACCTTTAGAAGGGTTTGATATTTTATCATCTATTGAAAACTCGAGGCCCATTATTGTACCAAAGATTTGGAGGAAAATAAGCACTATATTGAAAGCATGTCTAAAAGCTATGTCACTCTTGTTTCTCTTACAAAATCCCTCTCCCTTTTATACCTCAAGAATGAGCTTCCACAGGACAAACTGTATGTCTTTCTTCCTATCTGCTTACCCTCGTAAGATTCTTTAATTTCACATGTTGCAACTTAGCCTTGAAACAATCTCAGAGCAATACATTACaaatattgttgatggtgGGCCATTTATAGAGGTATTCTTGGTTAGAGAATATTGTAAATagatttatatataattaaCTCACAATCAACTTATAAGACCTCTTCATTCTCTGAGAGAATTCCTCCTCCTTTTATAGTTCGAGATTGAAATTCCACAGGAAGAACTGTATATCGTCTATCCATACATTTCTCCCGTTGATCCTTGATCTATCTTGCTTCTTACGATTATTCTAATGTTGCAACCTAGTCGTGCACCAACCACTTTATCGGATCAATATCATCaaacatcttgaactgCAGATAGCATCTGATTTTTTTCACCCAAGTACCGCTTTTGGAACCTAGTCAAAATGAtgcttttgaaaaattcgtTTGTTTGATATCGGTATACTCCAGAATCTTGCAAGAGTACAGAATAATAACACTATAATGTCTCAAGATTTGTTGGAGACGTTGAGGAATAATCCTCAGGAAATCTTCGAGCTCTACAAGCCCAAAGAGTCTGATGAGACCTCATCGCAGAATATCTTCAACGAGATGACCAAGACCTTCTTGGACCCGTTCACCAAAAAGTATTCTGTTTTGGACGAAATATACGTTGATGGTTTAGATTCCAGTCAAGTTTTTGGCCAGACGAAAATGGTTTTGGACGGGGTTGGAGAAACACTTCTTGCTTCTGTGATTCCagagttgaaggagaagtaTGGAGTAGCACAGGAAAGCGAGCCAGAAGACGAGGAAGACTCTTCCagcgatgaagaaggagagTTTGGTATCCcaatcgaagaagaagaagactacttggatgaagaagaagaaaaagaagaagaaaatgacgaACTTGAAGCTGAGCAGagtcttgatgaagatcaaaaggatgaagatcaagaagatgaagatcaaaaagatgatgaagaagaagaagagcaagatATTCCTGTCAAGAAGGATGTATTTGGACTTAACGACGAGTTCTTCGACATCGATGAATACAACAAACAAGTGATGAAGTTAGAAGAAGCTGCCGAGAACGATGACTACGAcgagaaggaagaagaaatcgactATTTTGCAGCTTTGagtgatgaagatgaggaggaagaagaggaggaaATGGCATACTATGATGACTTCTACGACAAACCCGGAAGTTCGAACAAGTTATCTAATATTAAAGACCatgaaacaaaagaagaagaggaggaggaggaggaagaagaagaaggagattTCAGTGAAGGAGAAATAGACAACGCCATGGGTTCGGCAATGTTGGACCTATTTGCTGACGAAGTCGATAATGAAGAGGTCTCTTCCAAGAATGAGAAAACCATGTCCTCTTTCgagaaacagcagcaacagatTCAAGCAGAGATAGCTAAATTAGAGGCAGAACTTGTAGCAGATAAGAAATGGACTATGAAGGGTGAAGTTGGCTCTAAAGACAGACCACAggattctcttcttgatgatcCAGAGTCTGCAAATATGGCTTTTGACAGAACGTCAAAG from Scheffersomyces stipitis CBS 6054 chromosome 2, complete sequence encodes the following:
- the DUR4 gene encoding urea permease (go_component membrane~go_funtion transporter activity~go_process transport); translation: MEPTLSQGVAYGVIIGGGAFFAIVMNYFTHLQNRYSRYNSNKIDEFVSGSRSIGFGLLLSGILSNWTWSLTLLESAVKSYNMGFSGSYWYGIGGLLQVSVFSVISSKIKKNANLVTTFPEMGYFRFGRAGHLAFLWCGFICNAIVSSCILLGGSAVFHAITGINQYAALFLIPFGVAVYVSFGGLRATFISDATHTCIILVFLIVFMFEVYVTNPKIGSPEKMWELLESLSPVDGNYSGSYLTFRSQQGAIFAVVSIITGFGLVVNDQAYLSRAVAADPRFTSRAYFFASVCWFVIPFSIGTSLGLAARALTVYPDFPALSDFEVGEGLPAVAAATYLMGKSGSAMMIVMIFFSVTSSFAGELIGTSTLLSYDVYKRYYKPDATPKEVVTAAKIFVFLWAIFASSLASIFYGAAKISMGWLFNFLGVATASGVFPIALTFTWKRLNKSGAVGGSVGGMVLALVVWLVTCKASKGEINVTNLSDQWVSFAGNVTALISGGVISIGSSLIWPSTFEFEETRNRTSLISAPVKSEPALNETKEQNEKSSDLKITESDKDIESASVDTDLDMDLHQVIDHQHLDRQFKKYCGLVAILAVIMTFIIPVPLGASPYVFSPGFLKGCVIIIIAWLFFSFSFVVLLPIFEARKEVWRITKSVLSFGS
- a CDS encoding predicted protein, which encodes STTTSPSTTTSPSTTTSSPTTSSSSTSSTTSSTSSSSSSSSSSAPSASAVPVNAFQDTVDDIWNRFWSEPNAAWSDNDNICGSTSFAPLVVWDQAVVGTAIVNTLNKPRIDATLTNLLQYKNNENGAFSATTAGDDDIYNDDNAQAAWVFIDAYKATGNTDYLDNAKGIVNWVISQWASNGGVFWHLNNNYVASISTTEAALAAVRLYEIEQDNKLLEFASNCMDWMFANLQDKSDYLFYDGLNNDDYSDINKGKLTYSVGCGLSAMAYLHYYTGNQKWLIESKNIATSVTKGSGAFYGSDGAWNNQLQYVHLLFMGFADLFKYIPWQPEFDGYKTEVLKQGSYVYTTKQDPDDPNMYFNSPTTTPQMTKKYNALFNQDASSSDTAAQHCDSNENNPIPKSLMDNASAAQIMFAISQIESPQ
- a CDS encoding predicted protein; protein product: MATTENLNIDEIDKKYNLRPFVEATPSDTAAEVIQLNSLDLSLFQEGPDFLDQRKKLATQLEESLSTVGFFALVNHGISQDTFDQLRSVAQSTFELPDQEKKKYLSGALTSDTEDRSVSLGAERGAGFKPKGYWSMKNGVKDSIELYNFRDLQQREVYDSSKPYPEIVKAHLPNVVSYFRFIHGNILKKLTILCDIILELPEGYLWENYFKVVDGDSYNSGSGFGRFMIYHALNPEDEAKVDNNWLRGHSDGTAFTFITSQPILSLQIRDYYTGDWKYVGHTPNGLIVNIGDALEFITGAYFKSSIHRVVTPPDDQKNFKRLVIIYFCDPKLPSILDPEPLNSPKLKRLGYRKHDEWERITFQQWDEEKGRLFGRSDVNDAKSDEPNLVLLYGRLHERWHQAEHNFSLEEARKKYKVIENKS
- the MRM2 gene encoding Mitochondrial rRNA Methyltransferase (methylates the 21S (mitochondrial) rRNA at position U2791); the encoded protein is MYIAVSRCLRSETQGDIVNFIRYKSKSSTRWLNRQVNDPHTKQSKSDHYRSRAAYKLIEIDQKYSVFNRKTENILDLGFAPGAWTQVAVERMKKLGVKSSILGVDLILSTAPKGSHFIQGNILSKKTHDDIRDFFTRKQSEIVKESEGSEIEIIDQKRKMLTVDLVLSDMMSNTSGIKDNDHYASMDLCDGAIILACEVLKEGGSLVMKFYTGKEDQVLQERMRLLFEKVYRFKPQACRNESREMYIIGVGKKRDICVEEVFH
- a CDS encoding predicted protein; the encoded protein is MSQDLLETLRNNPQEIFELYKPKESDETSSQNIFNEMTKTFLDPFTKKYSVLDEIYVDGLDSSQVFGQTKMVLDGVGETLLASVIPELKEKYGVAQESEPEDEEDSSSDEEGEFEEKEEENDELEAEQSLDEDQKDEDQEDEDQKDDEEEEEQDIPVKKDVFGLNDEFFDIDEYNKQVMKLEEAAENDDYDEKEEEIDYFAALSDEDEEEEEEEMAYYDDFYDKPGKEEEEEEEEGDFSEGEIDNAMGSAMLDLFADEVDNEEVSSKNEKTMSSFEKQQQQIQAEIAKLEAELVADKKWTMKGEVGSKDRPQDSLLDDPESANMAFDRTSKPVPIVTQESTEALEDLIRRRIREEQFDEVPKRLVADVARFHNKQKFELSEQKSSKSLSEMYEDQYKNVDTEKEVSEEIQKQHDEITELFTKVSHRLDALCSAHFIPKPHQFKTIEIKVSDNAASINMEDAQPLHVSSESTLAPQEIYKIGDDKPVANGAKGRSEVQLKSGLSFSKDELSREDKQRLRRANKRKRAKEFNQRKELQEQKQKQTGAAPANKRQKVGEVINTLSKAKNITVIGKKGEMRDVKGNVKKSQGAQTSNNFKL